Proteins encoded within one genomic window of Vidua macroura isolate BioBank_ID:100142 chromosome 2, ASM2450914v1, whole genome shotgun sequence:
- the LOC128803653 gene encoding oligodendrocyte transcription factor 2: MDSDASLVSSRPSSPEPDDLFLTARNKGSGGGFTGGTVSSSTQSDSPPELSAELRSAMSAAGVVVVDKLGFKSSSSSSSSSSSSSSKKDKKQMTEPELQQLRLKINSRERKRMHDLNIAMDGLREVMPYAHGPSVRKLSKIATLLLARNYILMLTNSLEEMKRLVSEIYGGHHAGFHPAACPGGMGAHSAPLPGHPGHPASHPVHHPILPPAAVSSASLPGSGLSAVSSIRPPHGLLKSPSAAAAAAAAAPLGSGFQHWGGMPCPCSMCQVSAPPHHHVSGMGTASLPRLATDTK, translated from the coding sequence ATGGACTCGGACGCCAGCCTGGTTTCCAGCCGCCCGTCCTCCCCGGAGCCCGATGACCTCTTCCTCACGGCCAGGAATAAAGGCAGCGGCGGGGGCTTCACGGGCGGCACCGTGTCCAGCTCCACGCAGAGCGACTCCCCGCCGGAGCTGAGCGCCGAGCTGCGCAGCGCCATGAGCGCTGcgggggtggtggtggtggacaAGCTGGGCTTCAAGTCCTCGTCGtcgtcctcctcctcgtcctcctcttcctcctccaagAAGGACAAGAAGCAGATGACGGAGccggagctgcagcagctgcggCTGAAGATCAACAGCCGGGAGCGCAAGCGGATGCACGACCTGAACATCGCCATGGACGGGCTGCGGGAGGTGATGCCCTACGCGCACGGCCCGTCGGTGCGCAAGCTCTCCAAGATCGCCACGCTCCTGCTGGCGCGCAACTACATCCTCATGCTCACCAACTCCCTGGAGGAGATGAAGCGCCTGGTCAGCGAGATCTACGGCGGCCACCACGCCGGCTTCCACCCCGCCGCCTGCCCCGGCGGCATGGGCGCGCACTCGGCGCCGCTGCCCGGCCACCCGGGCCACCCGGCCTCGCACCCCGTGCACCACCCCATCCTGCCCCCCGCCGCCGTCTCCAGCGCCTCCCTGCCCGGCTCCGGCCTCTCGGCCGTCAGCTCCATCCGGCCCCCGCACGGGCTCCTCAAGTCGCcctcggccgccgccgccgccgccgccgccgccccgctgGGCAGCGGCTTCCAGCACTGGGGGGGGATGCCGTGCCCCTGCAGCATGTGCCAGGTGTCGGCCCCGCCGCACCACCACGTCTCCGGCATGGGCACCGCCAGCCTGCCCAGATTAGCCACCGACACCAAATGA